In a genomic window of Nitrososphaerota archaeon:
- a CDS encoding ABC transporter permease, with amino-acid sequence MIAGLAVVAYAGGNVEVALSTLFLNPITTSGGVEQIFVRFVVFYTMAMGIGIALKAGLWNIGAQGQLIVGMLMVFVAYTYMAFLPWPVLYVSMILLATLGGLLWIVVPAVLRIKFGANEIVVTLLLNVVATNFGYYMLNGPIKSAQAVGYPYTATLPAKFQIPQILNGVPITYAVPFTVALGVVLYFLVEKTSFRLKADTVGESTETAKYAGINIPRVMVITMLSAGALAGLAGATLQMGYLYHIDAGSFGTNFGFIAVIAALVGRKHMIGIGIASLFFAYMTIGAEAMALLSNVTTSVVFAMEGVMMIGILLSAFLAERRDRT; translated from the coding sequence GTGATAGCCGGGCTAGCGGTAGTGGCGTACGCCGGCGGTAACGTCGAGGTCGCCCTGTCCACCCTTTTTCTGAATCCAATAACGACTTCCGGCGGTGTCGAGCAGATCTTCGTCAGGTTTGTAGTCTTTTACACGATGGCCATGGGGATTGGAATTGCACTCAAGGCAGGCCTGTGGAACATCGGAGCCCAAGGTCAACTGATCGTCGGAATGCTCATGGTCTTCGTCGCCTATACCTACATGGCCTTCCTTCCCTGGCCTGTCCTCTACGTTTCAATGATTCTTCTCGCAACCCTGGGCGGTCTCCTCTGGATAGTGGTCCCGGCGGTGCTGAGAATCAAGTTCGGGGCAAACGAAATCGTCGTCACTCTCCTGCTGAACGTGGTCGCTACGAACTTCGGGTACTACATGCTCAACGGACCAATCAAGAGCGCCCAGGCCGTCGGCTATCCGTACACGGCAACGCTCCCAGCGAAGTTCCAGATCCCCCAGATACTGAACGGAGTCCCGATCACCTACGCCGTGCCCTTCACGGTCGCCCTGGGGGTCGTCCTTTACTTCCTGGTCGAAAAGACGTCGTTTAGGCTAAAGGCTGACACCGTCGGTGAAAGTACTGAAACGGCGAAGTACGCTGGGATTAACATCCCCCGTGTAATGGTCATCACGATGTTGTCCGCGGGAGCCCTCGCGGGTTTGGCTGGCGCGACCCTTCAGATGGGCTACCTTTACCACATCGACGCTGGCTCGTTCGGGACGAACTTCGGTTTCATCGCTGTAATCGCTGCGCTGGTGGGACGGAAGCACATGATAGGAATAGGGATTGCTTCACTCTTTTTCGCCTACATGACGATTGGGGCGGAGGCCATGGCGCTCCTGTCAAACGTGACCACTTCCGTCGTCTTCGCAATGGAGGGAGTGATGATGATAGGAATTCTTCTAAGCGCATTCCTGGCTGAAAGGAGAGATAGGACGTGA
- the mce gene encoding methylmalonyl-CoA epimerase: protein MKFDHVAVAVKSIDETLAIYQRMGDFEVRRTEVAGQKVKIAILKAGSVSLELLEPLSDESSVAKFLREKGEGLHHVAYSVEDIEASMKELAAKGFRFLYEKPADGKFGSKINFMHPRDSGHVLVELTQNSADE from the coding sequence TTGAAGTTCGATCATGTTGCCGTTGCGGTCAAGAGCATCGACGAGACACTCGCCATTTACCAAAGGATGGGGGACTTCGAAGTCAGGAGGACAGAGGTGGCAGGTCAGAAGGTGAAGATCGCCATCCTGAAGGCCGGGAGCGTTAGCCTTGAGCTCCTTGAGCCCCTCAGCGATGAAAGCAGCGTGGCGAAGTTCCTAAGGGAAAAGGGAGAGGGGCTGCATCATGTGGCTTACTCGGTCGAGGACATCGAAGCCAGCATGAAGGAACTGGCAGCGAAGGGGTTCCGCTTCCTCTACGAAAAGCCGGCGGACGGAAAGTTCGGCAGCAAGATCAACTTCATGCACCCTAGGGACAGCGGACACGTCCTGGTCGAGCTGACGCAGAACAGCGCGGACGAATGA
- a CDS encoding amidohydrolase family protein, whose protein sequence is MDIIVRQAAVRGRKGRWDVGIENGKISEVQERVSGSAELELPANGRLLTPGYVNIHCHLDKCLTGAWADVGAGPNVGSPDVIPRATRVKERFTQDDIVSRASEAVKSSILAGTTAVRAFADVDTVGGLLAVKSLLRVKATFKEAIDLQVVAFPQEGILRDAGTEELLEQALELGADVVGGIPWYESTREASEHHTDFVFDLAKRHGKDVHALIDDTSDPGSKNIEYLLSKTIREGFKGRVAASHCRGALDSPDAAYARRVVGLAKEAGATVVENSHVSLFMYGRTDEHPVRRGVTRVREFLEGGVNVAIGQDDIDDPYYPFGRGDMLELALIMAHAAQLSTPEDLEKAYDMITTNPAKGMRLSGYGMQVGDEADLVLLDSTSVHEALRMQPARLAVIHRGKLVAETKAERKLYL, encoded by the coding sequence TTGGACATCATTGTCCGGCAGGCAGCGGTGAGGGGCAGGAAGGGGCGCTGGGACGTGGGGATCGAGAACGGAAAGATTTCTGAGGTGCAGGAGAGGGTTTCCGGTTCGGCCGAGCTCGAACTGCCCGCTAACGGAAGGCTTCTGACCCCGGGGTACGTGAACATCCACTGTCACCTGGACAAGTGCCTGACAGGGGCCTGGGCCGACGTCGGAGCTGGGCCGAACGTGGGGTCTCCTGACGTGATTCCCAGGGCGACGAGGGTCAAGGAGAGATTCACACAGGACGACATAGTCTCCAGGGCCAGTGAAGCGGTGAAGTCATCAATCCTAGCCGGCACAACCGCAGTAAGGGCGTTTGCAGACGTGGATACGGTCGGAGGGCTCCTAGCAGTGAAGAGCCTGCTCCGAGTCAAGGCCACATTCAAAGAGGCGATCGACCTGCAGGTCGTGGCCTTTCCACAGGAGGGAATCCTTAGAGATGCAGGGACCGAGGAGCTGCTCGAGCAGGCCCTCGAACTCGGAGCGGACGTGGTCGGGGGAATCCCCTGGTACGAGAGCACAAGAGAGGCATCGGAGCATCACACTGACTTCGTATTCGACCTGGCGAAGCGGCACGGCAAGGATGTACATGCGCTGATAGACGACACATCCGACCCAGGTTCGAAGAACATAGAATACCTGCTTTCGAAGACGATCAGGGAGGGCTTCAAGGGACGGGTGGCGGCCTCGCACTGCAGGGGAGCCCTGGACTCGCCGGACGCGGCCTACGCGAGGCGGGTCGTTGGACTGGCGAAGGAAGCAGGAGCAACCGTTGTTGAGAATTCGCACGTCAGCCTCTTCATGTACGGTAGGACTGACGAACATCCGGTGAGAAGAGGAGTTACGAGAGTCCGGGAGTTCCTTGAGGGAGGCGTCAATGTAGCCATCGGTCAGGACGACATCGACGACCCCTACTACCCGTTCGGCAGAGGAGACATGCTGGAGCTGGCTCTGATTATGGCCCACGCGGCGCAGCTGAGCACCCCAGAAGACCTCGAAAAGGCCTACGACATGATAACCACCAATCCGGCGAAGGGGATGCGCCTATCCGGGTACGGGATGCAGGTGGGGGATGAGGCGGACCTTGTGCTTCTGGATTCGACCTCAGTCCATGAAGCCCTCAGGATGCAGCCGGCAAGACTGGCGGTCATACACCGAGGGAAGCTCGTCGCTGAGACCAAGGCGGAGCGCAAGCTCTACCTCTGA
- a CDS encoding YncE family protein: protein MKSAALLLLLVLLLSAATASGQKADSTIDYGRSWPRSMTVDPARGILYVDGMSGIYPPTGYSFGIVNVSTHLVERVLPLNVTSGEMTIDESSGDVYVAGYNSIEVFDGRTQEFARNIFLGVQVFYVLYDSASRSLFVSNGLNKVFEVDPLSGRILASATVGNGAEGMALDQKSGELYVADYLSDSISVLRADGLAPVTTIELPALSYPAQIVLNSNTGKLYSTTGINSIDVVDTSTNRFLGSVTVAPLASNSTLAIALDQKADRVYVLTGPGTTIVQVDGAGDTVRGRFSVSSDAYELAVNQDTQELYVTVYHQIDVFPLTQSGTTGVVSDALLVLLLAVGVVVAVILARRASRAAPPNSSQDR from the coding sequence TTGAAGTCTGCAGCCCTATTGCTTCTCCTTGTCCTCCTGCTATCGGCTGCTACCGCCTCGGGCCAGAAAGCAGATTCCACCATCGACTACGGCCGTTCCTGGCCCCGTTCGATGACGGTCGACCCCGCCAGAGGGATTCTCTACGTCGACGGCATGTCGGGGATCTACCCTCCGACCGGCTACTCTTTCGGGATAGTCAACGTCTCGACCCACCTGGTGGAGAGGGTGCTCCCCTTGAATGTCACGTCGGGAGAAATGACAATCGACGAATCGAGCGGAGACGTATACGTGGCAGGGTACAACTCGATCGAGGTCTTCGACGGGAGGACCCAGGAGTTCGCAAGGAACATCTTCCTAGGAGTGCAGGTCTTCTATGTCCTATACGACAGCGCTTCCCGGAGTCTCTTCGTTTCCAACGGCCTGAACAAGGTCTTCGAGGTCGACCCCCTGTCGGGGAGGATCCTTGCGAGCGCCACGGTGGGGAACGGGGCCGAGGGAATGGCGCTTGACCAGAAAAGCGGAGAGCTCTATGTCGCCGACTACCTTTCTGATTCGATATCGGTATTGAGGGCCGATGGACTAGCCCCGGTGACGACCATAGAGCTTCCCGCCCTTTCCTATCCGGCGCAGATCGTTTTGAACTCGAACACGGGGAAGCTCTATTCCACCACGGGAATCAACTCGATAGACGTCGTCGATACCTCGACCAACCGCTTCTTGGGGAGTGTGACAGTGGCACCCCTGGCCTCCAACTCCACTCTTGCCATTGCACTGGACCAGAAGGCAGACCGCGTCTATGTCCTGACAGGACCGGGAACGACCATCGTTCAGGTCGATGGCGCCGGGGATACGGTCAGGGGGAGATTCAGCGTGAGTTCAGATGCCTACGAACTTGCGGTGAACCAGGATACACAGGAGCTCTATGTCACGGTCTATCACCAGATAGATGTCTTCCCTCTGACCCAAAGTGGGACGACCGGGGTTGTTTCTGACGCATTGCTTGTCTTGCTCCTGGCCGTGGGGGTAGTAGTGGCTGTGATCCTCGCCCGGAGGGCCTCGAGGGCGGCGCCTCCTAACTCGAGCCAAGACAGATAA
- a CDS encoding OsmC family protein has product MTADERLIDTIKEHVRKRHEASDKEFLFGAERVDLRRVDHLKMEARKRDFVFIVDEPAERGGTDQGPNPLAYFLAGAASCLMNQYSTAAIAKGISLDDLQMTARGHFDRRIGGAFDEMIYDVRVSSNAPRDAIVELAKEAQDMCYAHNTLRKAGLTLKTNLYLNGDLLD; this is encoded by the coding sequence TTGACAGCGGACGAGCGCCTTATTGATACGATAAAGGAGCACGTGAGGAAGCGCCACGAGGCCTCCGACAAGGAATTCCTCTTCGGGGCCGAGCGCGTCGATCTCAGGCGGGTCGACCATCTGAAGATGGAGGCCCGAAAGCGAGACTTCGTGTTTATCGTCGACGAGCCGGCAGAGAGAGGCGGCACCGACCAGGGGCCGAACCCGCTGGCCTATTTCTTGGCTGGGGCAGCATCCTGCCTGATGAACCAGTATTCCACTGCGGCGATTGCAAAGGGAATCTCCCTCGATGACTTGCAGATGACTGCCCGCGGCCATTTCGACAGGAGAATCGGAGGTGCGTTTGACGAGATGATCTACGACGTCAGGGTATCCAGCAATGCTCCAAGGGATGCAATCGTGGAGCTTGCGAAAGAGGCCCAGGACATGTGCTACGCTCACAACACTCTCCGGAAGGCCGGCCTCACCCTGAAAACTAACCTCTATCTCAACGGGGACCTTCTGGACTAG
- a CDS encoding N-acetyltransferase encodes MSMDWSPPENVTLKEVKINVEDIEPILRGFESPLLKIEYPPGYVNLPNGEKMLIRRARKEEAPIVMKTALKFFDRDTDFYDIVSARVYAEFLGWYRNRMKDHVSLIGVINGELAAIGNFRLWDNDVAISLHTLTFKRRAGIGATMYAAKAEYAFDLMNMKEWWATYESYTGFRYWGIKYAQYQKPYPQMQHELGGSRIFFTTKEDWDRFAKPMLKDRLVIRPAPADLLASAEKVVVPAEVEV; translated from the coding sequence ATGTCCATGGACTGGTCGCCGCCTGAGAACGTCACCCTCAAGGAAGTCAAGATCAATGTCGAAGACATAGAACCAATACTGCGCGGGTTCGAGTCGCCCCTCCTGAAAATCGAGTACCCGCCGGGCTATGTCAACCTGCCCAATGGCGAGAAGATGCTGATCCGCAGAGCGAGGAAGGAGGAGGCCCCCATCGTGATGAAGACCGCCCTGAAGTTCTTCGACCGGGACACCGACTTCTATGACATAGTGTCGGCGAGAGTCTACGCGGAGTTCCTTGGGTGGTACAGGAACAGGATGAAAGACCATGTGTCGCTGATTGGGGTGATCAACGGGGAGCTCGCGGCGATAGGCAACTTCAGGCTCTGGGACAACGACGTCGCCATCAGCCTCCACACTCTCACCTTCAAGAGGAGGGCGGGCATTGGTGCCACAATGTATGCCGCCAAGGCGGAGTATGCCTTCGACCTGATGAACATGAAGGAATGGTGGGCAACCTATGAGAGCTACACTGGGTTCCGATACTGGGGAATCAAGTACGCTCAGTACCAGAAGCCGTATCCACAGATGCAGCATGAGCTAGGGGGGTCCAGGATCTTCTTCACCACGAAGGAGGACTGGGACAGGTTCGCCAAGCCCATGCTTAAGGACAGGCTTGTGATCCGACCTGCTCCTGCGGACCTCCTCGCCTCGGCGGAGAAGGTCGTGGTGCCCGCAGAAGTGGAAGTCTAG
- a CDS encoding cyclase family protein produces MTKLYDLSQPLNQETPFWPLYPPFEVKFIKRKVEHGVNAMYIMTSMHMGTHLDAPLHFVTNGKTIDQIPLEWLYGPGIIVDVSEVGDLGIYTEEIVERNAKEAGGVKDGDLLLLYTGWSKFAWYQPPKPKGTADEERYTHMHPGPTRAFCDYLLRKKIHIWGVDAVSTDHPMNLPIGRFLPRVSEKVSAFAAKKYGAENLPKLFPAEDYQVTHNVLFPQDCIHIENLGGQIEQVLGGKKAVRTTIGCFPFLFKGGEAAFARVVAFT; encoded by the coding sequence ATGACCAAGCTTTATGATCTGTCACAGCCCCTGAATCAGGAGACGCCTTTCTGGCCTCTCTATCCGCCTTTCGAAGTGAAGTTCATCAAAAGGAAGGTGGAGCACGGCGTCAACGCGATGTACATCATGACGTCGATGCACATGGGGACCCACCTCGACGCGCCCCTGCACTTCGTGACGAACGGGAAGACCATCGATCAGATACCCCTCGAATGGTTGTACGGTCCCGGCATTATCGTCGACGTGAGCGAGGTGGGTGACCTCGGAATCTATACCGAGGAAATCGTCGAGAGGAACGCGAAGGAAGCGGGCGGGGTCAAGGACGGCGACCTCCTGTTGCTGTACACAGGCTGGAGCAAGTTCGCTTGGTACCAACCCCCCAAGCCCAAGGGGACGGCCGACGAAGAGAGGTACACTCACATGCACCCAGGACCCACGAGGGCCTTCTGCGACTACCTGCTCAGGAAGAAGATTCACATCTGGGGAGTGGACGCAGTCTCCACTGACCATCCGATGAACCTCCCCATCGGGCGGTTCCTTCCCAGGGTCAGTGAGAAGGTCAGCGCCTTCGCCGCCAAGAAATACGGGGCTGAGAACCTGCCCAAGCTCTTCCCGGCTGAAGACTATCAGGTCACTCACAACGTCCTCTTCCCTCAGGACTGCATCCACATCGAGAACCTGGGCGGTCAGATCGAACAGGTCCTCGGAGGCAAGAAGGCTGTCCGCACTACGATCGGCTGCTTCCCGTTCCTGTTCAAGGGCGGGGAGGCTGCCTTCGCCAGGGTCGTAGCCTTCACCTAG
- a CDS encoding BMP family ABC transporter substrate-binding protein, translating to MQGMKRNGITSLVISLIVIILILVGVAGYAFLYPPAGTTSTVTNTVTTTVQGTAAASGLAALKVGLIEPITPADNSWNYQAESELKVLQAQYGFTLSFSENKVSGTDAQPVAQQWASSGYGVIFLQGIQYQVMASTIAPQYPHTLFVCVDCTAANSSNVYRIWLDISGGGFVLGAMAGMVSHSNKFGLIGGGFVPSIWGGHEGFKAGVLYTDSSPVTFFNKFEAFAWSDSAGAQTDATNDYTNGADVVFSSGDGIDVGVLGAALAQPTTSQVWATNVYTNLTAIAPSDNRILLGSIVVNWATLFNKVLIDYVTHNWNFGFLTANMQSGIVQVQPGPNLPANVKAAGRALQNDITLGSINLYFKTNPSTGNPFCFDHTTDASCADTSLSTAAAQFNYLPPVSSLP from the coding sequence ATGCAAGGAATGAAAAGAAATGGAATAACTTCGCTCGTAATCTCACTCATCGTCATCATCCTTATCCTAGTCGGCGTCGCAGGATACGCCTTCCTCTATCCCCCTGCTGGCACGACCAGCACGGTCACCAACACAGTCACGACTACGGTGCAAGGCACCGCAGCTGCAAGTGGTCTGGCAGCCCTTAAGGTTGGGCTGATTGAACCTATCACACCCGCAGACAATTCGTGGAACTATCAGGCAGAATCGGAGCTCAAGGTCCTTCAAGCACAGTATGGCTTCACCCTCAGCTTCTCTGAGAACAAGGTTTCAGGAACAGACGCGCAGCCAGTTGCCCAGCAATGGGCGTCTTCAGGCTACGGCGTCATCTTCCTCCAAGGAATCCAGTATCAGGTCATGGCAAGCACAATTGCTCCTCAGTATCCGCACACCCTGTTCGTTTGTGTTGACTGTACAGCAGCCAACTCTTCCAACGTTTACAGAATCTGGCTGGACATCAGCGGCGGGGGCTTCGTCCTCGGTGCGATGGCAGGCATGGTCAGCCATAGCAACAAATTCGGCCTAATCGGCGGCGGCTTCGTACCATCGATTTGGGGTGGACACGAGGGATTCAAAGCCGGTGTTCTTTACACCGACTCCAGCCCTGTGACCTTCTTCAACAAGTTCGAGGCGTTTGCCTGGTCAGACTCAGCCGGGGCTCAAACTGACGCAACCAACGACTACACCAACGGGGCAGACGTCGTATTCTCGTCTGGTGACGGGATCGATGTCGGTGTACTCGGAGCAGCATTGGCACAACCAACAACAAGTCAGGTGTGGGCGACAAATGTCTACACGAACCTGACAGCGATCGCGCCCTCGGACAACAGAATTCTGTTGGGTTCAATCGTCGTCAACTGGGCAACTCTATTCAACAAAGTCTTGATAGACTACGTGACACACAACTGGAACTTCGGATTCCTCACAGCCAACATGCAATCAGGTATTGTACAGGTGCAACCCGGACCAAATCTCCCAGCCAACGTGAAGGCTGCGGGACGTGCTCTGCAGAACGACATTACTCTGGGCTCCATCAACTTGTACTTCAAGACAAACCCTTCAACCGGCAACCCCTTCTGCTTCGACCATACAACTGACGCCAGCTGCGCAGACACCAGTCTTTCGACTGCGGCTGCTCAGTTCAACTACCTGCCACCGGTTTCAAGTCTCCCGTAA
- a CDS encoding methylmalonyl-CoA mutase family protein: MDSSEHKTLSGIEVSPVYTADEGPPMEEVPGEFPYTRGIHPEMYRKRLWTMREYSGFGTSSETNKRLRYMLGQGQTGLSLAFDLPTQLGFDSDNPRALGEIGRVGVAVSLLDDMREIFAGVDLGKVSTSMTINATAPVLFSMYVAIAEESGVPKNEIRGTVQNDILKEYLARNTYIYPPAFSLSLAIDLVEFSVKNYPKWHPISISGYHIREAGSTAVQELAFTFADAMTYTRAALERGLDFDQFAPHLSFFFACNNDFMEEVAKFRAARRIWAKIARQDFGAKDEESMKLRFHTQTAGETLTAQDPINNVVRISIQALAAVLGGTQSLHTNSMDEALSLPSEESARLALRTQQLIAHESGVTLTTDPLGGSYYLEYLTDKLEKLAFEEIRRIEKIGGMLKAIESGYVKREIVNAAYDKQLQIESKRRIVVGVNAFQPARRGRTKVQLLPERIQEQRTRKLKRLKKTRDGGTVQEKLERLKSSAQEGENLLPAVAEAVRARCTVGEISDALRLVYGVYKASAAF; the protein is encoded by the coding sequence ATGGACTCTTCGGAGCACAAGACCCTGTCGGGCATCGAGGTCTCGCCCGTCTACACAGCGGACGAGGGCCCGCCCATGGAAGAAGTTCCAGGCGAGTTCCCCTACACCAGGGGCATCCATCCCGAAATGTACCGGAAGAGGCTCTGGACGATGAGGGAGTACTCCGGCTTTGGTACCTCGTCGGAGACGAACAAGCGTCTCCGATACATGCTCGGCCAAGGTCAGACGGGCCTGAGCCTGGCCTTCGACCTTCCAACTCAGCTCGGTTTTGACTCAGACAACCCGCGCGCCCTTGGTGAGATAGGGAGGGTCGGAGTGGCGGTGAGCCTGCTGGACGACATGCGGGAGATTTTCGCTGGGGTAGACCTGGGGAAGGTGAGCACTTCCATGACGATTAACGCCACTGCTCCTGTCCTCTTCTCGATGTACGTGGCGATAGCGGAGGAATCTGGCGTGCCCAAGAACGAAATTAGGGGAACCGTCCAGAACGACATACTGAAGGAGTATCTGGCCCGGAACACCTACATCTACCCGCCAGCCTTCTCGTTGTCGCTCGCCATAGACTTGGTGGAGTTCTCGGTGAAGAACTATCCGAAGTGGCATCCCATCAGCATAAGCGGCTACCACATCCGGGAAGCTGGTTCCACCGCGGTCCAGGAGCTCGCCTTCACCTTCGCTGACGCCATGACCTACACCCGTGCAGCTCTGGAGAGAGGACTGGACTTCGACCAGTTCGCACCACACCTCTCGTTCTTCTTCGCATGCAACAACGACTTCATGGAAGAAGTCGCGAAGTTCCGGGCGGCAAGGCGAATCTGGGCAAAGATAGCGCGGCAGGATTTCGGGGCGAAGGACGAGGAATCTATGAAACTCAGGTTCCACACACAGACGGCGGGCGAAACTCTCACAGCCCAGGACCCCATCAACAACGTCGTGAGGATCTCGATACAAGCTCTCGCCGCCGTGCTGGGCGGAACCCAATCACTCCACACCAACTCAATGGACGAGGCCCTTTCGCTCCCCTCAGAGGAATCTGCCAGACTGGCCCTCAGGACCCAACAGCTCATCGCCCACGAATCGGGTGTGACGCTGACCACGGACCCGCTCGGCGGCTCCTACTACCTCGAGTACCTGACAGACAAGCTCGAGAAACTGGCGTTCGAAGAGATAAGGAGAATCGAGAAGATCGGAGGGATGTTGAAGGCCATCGAGAGCGGATACGTCAAGCGGGAGATCGTAAATGCGGCCTATGACAAGCAGCTCCAGATTGAAAGTAAACGGCGGATTGTCGTCGGCGTCAACGCTTTCCAGCCCGCCCGTAGGGGGCGTACCAAGGTCCAGCTCCTTCCCGAAAGGATCCAAGAGCAGAGGACGCGGAAGCTGAAGAGGCTGAAGAAGACCAGGGACGGTGGAACAGTCCAGGAGAAACTCGAGCGCCTGAAGAGTTCAGCCCAGGAGGGCGAGAACCTCCTTCCCGCTGTCGCTGAGGCGGTGCGGGCCAGGTGCACCGTAGGCGAGATCAGCGACGCCCTGCGATTGGTCTACGGCGTCTACAAGGCGTCCGCGGCCTTCTAG
- a CDS encoding SRPBCC domain-containing protein, with protein MLLQGKFRLSSDTEKVWSYVSDPSKVIECVPGLQSFTVGENKRISATVKVSIGFIRGTFQTTTKVVKEDPATHVAVLELSGSGAGSGFNALVNIAIAPVATESDLTWDANVTINGPLGSLAKPLVEGNIKKIVTQLFDCVKAKLS; from the coding sequence ATGCTACTGCAAGGAAAGTTTAGGTTGTCGAGCGACACGGAGAAGGTTTGGAGCTACGTCTCAGACCCAAGCAAGGTGATCGAGTGCGTCCCCGGCCTCCAGAGCTTCACCGTAGGAGAGAACAAACGGATCTCCGCCACCGTCAAGGTCTCAATCGGGTTCATCAGGGGCACCTTCCAGACCACGACGAAGGTCGTGAAGGAAGACCCGGCAACTCATGTAGCCGTCCTGGAACTTTCTGGCTCAGGCGCCGGGAGCGGGTTCAACGCCCTAGTGAACATCGCGATTGCCCCCGTCGCAACCGAATCCGACCTCACCTGGGACGCCAACGTGACCATCAACGGGCCACTGGGGAGCCTCGCCAAACCACTTGTCGAGGGAAATATCAAGAAGATCGTGACTCAGCTCTTCGATTGCGTGAAAGCGAAGCTAAGCTAA
- a CDS encoding molybdopterin molybdotransferase MoeA, producing MRGFRDYVPLGRALETVERLSRDRSRREEIGVKDAYGRVAADDVSSPSDVPDRTRSHMDGYAALASDLRGASPRTPKALSLKPTRGTGHRRAIRVSSGQTASVVTGGLLPLGADTVVPVEEVKMVGSRVIFTAKSRRGNHCFEAGSDVRKGDILVRRGRTIRAQEIGLLALLGVKTIAVWARPRVALIATGSELVSAFGPDDPSRVRESHTPIFENLIRENGGEPVVFGIVPDDVGRIASALELALRNSDLVLTLGGTSVGERDLVEKALRRVAKGEEMIHGIGMDRGRVAGLAEARGKPVVMLPGPVQGAMNAFVLLALPLISRLAGSRRAREPSVVARLETGWKARKRFQHFTKVMYVSLRRRGKVFVAKPMVRDTESMSILVESNGFVLVPERTVSLRAGADVEVRLLPGFSYLKGGFLEEG from the coding sequence GTGCGTGGGTTCAGGGATTACGTGCCATTGGGCCGGGCCCTGGAAACCGTCGAGCGGCTCTCTCGGGACCGGTCCAGAAGGGAGGAAATAGGAGTCAAGGATGCATACGGCAGGGTCGCAGCGGATGATGTGTCGTCGCCTTCGGATGTCCCCGATCGGACGCGTTCGCACATGGATGGTTACGCGGCCCTGGCTTCAGACCTCAGAGGAGCCTCGCCTCGCACGCCCAAAGCCCTCAGTCTGAAGCCAACCAGGGGCACAGGTCACAGGAGGGCGATCAGAGTTTCGTCCGGTCAGACGGCGAGCGTGGTCACCGGGGGCCTGCTTCCACTCGGCGCTGACACGGTGGTCCCCGTAGAGGAGGTCAAGATGGTCGGAAGCAGAGTCATCTTCACTGCCAAGAGTAGGCGTGGCAACCACTGCTTCGAGGCCGGGTCGGATGTCAGGAAGGGAGACATCCTGGTGAGACGCGGGAGAACAATTAGGGCTCAAGAGATTGGCCTCCTGGCTCTACTGGGAGTGAAGACGATCGCTGTATGGGCGAGGCCTCGGGTCGCACTGATCGCGACGGGGAGTGAGCTGGTCTCCGCCTTCGGTCCCGACGACCCCTCGAGGGTGAGGGAAAGCCATACGCCGATCTTCGAGAACCTGATAAGGGAAAACGGCGGGGAGCCGGTGGTCTTCGGGATTGTTCCTGACGATGTTGGCAGGATTGCATCTGCTCTGGAACTTGCCCTCAGGAATTCCGACCTGGTGCTGACTCTTGGAGGGACCTCGGTGGGCGAAAGGGACCTCGTGGAGAAGGCGCTGCGGCGCGTGGCTAAGGGAGAGGAGATGATCCACGGGATCGGAATGGACAGAGGGAGGGTCGCAGGATTAGCAGAGGCCAGAGGCAAACCTGTGGTCATGCTCCCAGGACCAGTCCAGGGTGCCATGAACGCGTTCGTCCTGCTAGCACTTCCCTTGATTTCAAGACTGGCCGGGAGTAGAAGGGCCAGAGAACCGAGCGTTGTCGCCAGGCTGGAGACCGGATGGAAGGCCAGGAAGAGGTTTCAGCACTTCACGAAGGTCATGTACGTCAGCCTCAGGAGAAGGGGGAAGGTGTTCGTGGCGAAGCCCATGGTCAGGGACACGGAGTCGATGAGCATCCTTGTTGAGTCCAACGGCTTTGTGCTAGTCCCTGAGCGCACTGTCAGCCTCCGTGCAGGAGCTGATGTGGAGGTCAGGCTTCTGCCGGGATTCTCCTATCTCAAGGGAGGATTCCTCGAGGAAGGATAG